A window of the Thalassoglobus sp. JC818 genome harbors these coding sequences:
- a CDS encoding aspartate carbamoyltransferase catalytic subunit gives MSVSNEATARIERWNRRHLLGLQHLDASEVELILDHAAYFKELQSTRVKLEHLNGCVVGNLFFEPSTRTKTSFSLAAKRLSADTIDWTATGSSVSKGETFIDTALTIESMGVDLMVIRHSSPGAPELLSKHLRAGILNAGDGTHEHPTQGLLDIFTIREQLQTLAGKTVTLVGDIKHSRVARSNIWGLKALGANVIVCGPPTLIPPEIERLGVEVAHRFDDVLERSDVINLLRVQFERQRGAFFPSIAEYAHLFGMNRSRLKKCHPDVLVLAPGPINRGVEITPDVADGGHSQILNQVTNGLFVRMACLHLLAQTQIRDKGVE, from the coding sequence ATGTCTGTTTCGAATGAGGCAACTGCGCGCATTGAGCGATGGAATCGACGTCATTTGCTCGGCCTTCAGCATCTCGACGCGTCCGAAGTGGAATTGATTCTCGATCACGCTGCTTACTTCAAAGAATTGCAGAGCACACGTGTCAAACTTGAACATCTCAACGGCTGCGTTGTTGGGAATCTGTTCTTCGAACCTTCGACGCGAACGAAAACAAGCTTCAGCCTCGCTGCCAAACGTCTCAGTGCTGACACGATCGACTGGACTGCCACCGGCAGCAGCGTTTCCAAAGGTGAAACCTTTATCGACACCGCCTTGACGATCGAGTCAATGGGTGTCGATCTTATGGTCATCCGACATAGCTCTCCGGGCGCACCAGAGTTGCTCTCCAAGCATTTGAGAGCAGGAATTCTGAATGCTGGCGATGGTACACATGAGCATCCCACACAGGGTTTGCTCGACATTTTTACGATCCGTGAACAGCTGCAAACACTTGCTGGAAAAACGGTCACCCTCGTCGGAGACATCAAGCACTCGCGGGTTGCCAGATCAAACATCTGGGGACTGAAAGCTCTGGGGGCAAACGTGATTGTTTGCGGTCCTCCAACGCTGATTCCCCCGGAAATTGAGAGGCTGGGAGTCGAAGTCGCCCATCGGTTCGACGACGTGCTTGAGCGCTCCGACGTGATCAACCTGCTACGAGTGCAGTTCGAAAGACAGCGAGGGGCGTTCTTCCCGTCGATTGCGGAGTACGCACACCTGTTCGGGATGAACCGCAGTCGTCTGAAGAAATGTCATCCAGACGTTCTCGTCCTGGCGCCCGGACCGATCAATCGAGGAGTGGAAATCACTCCAGATGTCGCGGACGGGGGGCATTCTCAGATTCTCAATCAGGTAACGAACGGGCTCTTCGTGCGGATGGCCTGTCTACATCTTCTGGCACAAACTCAGATTCGAGACAAGGGAGTCGAATGA
- a CDS encoding dihydroorotase, with amino-acid sequence MSALLIQGGRLIDPSQGVDQSRDLYIENGRIRYEAPAPSVNVETIDARGLIVSPGWIDCHVSFREPGNEEDETIETGAAAALAGGFTTVCSLPDTFPVVDSRASAEFVVRQSERARKCRVHPLGSVTKGHLGEELAEIGHLVDGGAIGFSDGKRPISNPEIMRRSLQYTSMWNRPILNHAQVPELVHDGVMHEGFHSTVLGLRGMPAAAEEIMVRRDIALAEDTGGKVHLMSISSMRSVEEIRQAKSRNIQVSADVAPHHLLLTDDGLSSYDTNLKVNPPFRTEEHRKALIDGLRDGTIAMISSDHQPLAEEKKSLELDHAPFGISGLETVLPLCCRALIEPKYLSWSDLISKLTVGPAKLFGMNSGTLANGAIADVTIIDPNETWTIRAENFLSKSRNNPFDGETVQGRVKYTIVEGEVRYRQDEVSRLA; translated from the coding sequence ATGAGTGCCTTGCTGATTCAAGGTGGTCGGCTGATTGATCCTTCACAGGGAGTCGATCAGAGTCGCGATTTGTACATCGAGAACGGACGGATTCGCTACGAGGCCCCGGCACCGTCAGTCAATGTTGAAACGATTGATGCGAGAGGCCTGATCGTTTCGCCCGGCTGGATTGATTGTCACGTTTCGTTCCGGGAACCGGGGAATGAAGAAGACGAGACGATTGAAACTGGGGCAGCCGCAGCTTTGGCCGGGGGATTTACCACGGTCTGTAGTCTTCCCGACACCTTTCCAGTGGTTGATAGTCGGGCATCCGCAGAGTTTGTAGTCCGTCAGTCCGAGCGTGCGAGAAAGTGTCGCGTTCATCCCCTGGGTTCGGTGACGAAAGGACACTTAGGCGAAGAACTCGCCGAGATTGGTCATCTTGTAGACGGAGGGGCAATCGGATTTTCGGATGGAAAACGCCCCATCTCGAATCCAGAGATCATGCGTCGATCACTCCAGTACACGAGCATGTGGAATCGACCCATTCTCAACCATGCACAGGTTCCCGAACTCGTGCATGATGGAGTGATGCACGAAGGGTTTCATTCGACCGTTCTGGGGCTTCGCGGGATGCCAGCGGCGGCGGAAGAAATCATGGTCCGTCGAGATATTGCTCTCGCAGAAGACACTGGCGGAAAAGTTCACCTCATGTCGATTTCGTCGATGCGTAGCGTGGAGGAGATCCGGCAAGCCAAGTCCCGGAATATTCAGGTTTCTGCCGACGTCGCCCCGCATCATCTGTTGCTGACGGATGATGGGCTTTCAAGCTACGACACGAACCTGAAGGTCAACCCGCCGTTTCGGACCGAAGAACATCGAAAAGCTCTCATCGACGGTTTGAGAGACGGGACAATCGCGATGATTTCTTCCGATCATCAACCCCTGGCTGAAGAGAAGAAAAGCCTGGAACTGGATCACGCTCCGTTTGGCATTTCCGGATTGGAAACGGTTCTTCCGTTGTGTTGCCGAGCGCTGATCGAACCCAAATATCTCTCGTGGTCCGATCTGATCTCAAAGCTGACAGTCGGCCCCGCGAAGCTGTTCGGGATGAATTCCGGAACTCTCGCCAACGGTGCGATTGCTGATGTCACCATCATTGATCCGAATGAAACTTGGACGATTCGAGCTGAGAATTTCCTGTCGAAAAGTCGAAACAACCCATTCGACGGCGAGACCGTACAAGGCCGTGTGAAGTACACGATTGTCGAAGGTGAAGTTCGCTACCGACAGGATGAAGTGAGTCGTCTCGCGTAG
- the kdsA gene encoding 3-deoxy-8-phosphooctulonate synthase, which yields MPNNPVSVAQYQCGRQKPLLVIAGPCVIENERMIRETALRLADLASTHEFQLVFKSSFDKANRTSIDSFRGPGLEKGLDILKIVHDETGLPVTTDLHLPDQAEAVAEVCSILQIPAFLARQTDLIAAASEAAVKHSRVINIKKPQFVAPEDLIHAVGKCEYLNQNDILLTERGTTFGYGRLVNDFQCIPIMQNMGCPVIYDATHSVQRPGGSTTGGNREMVPTLARAAIACGCDGVFMETHPDPDNALSDGPNQIRIEDMPTILQQLTQIRTLVNSFEE from the coding sequence ATGCCCAACAATCCCGTGAGTGTTGCTCAATACCAGTGTGGTCGCCAAAAGCCGCTACTGGTCATCGCTGGTCCGTGCGTGATCGAAAACGAACGGATGATCCGGGAGACCGCCCTTCGCCTTGCCGATCTCGCCAGCACTCACGAGTTCCAGTTGGTCTTCAAGTCGAGTTTCGACAAAGCCAACCGGACCAGCATCGACAGCTTTCGTGGTCCGGGGTTGGAGAAGGGATTGGACATCCTGAAAATTGTCCACGACGAAACAGGACTCCCCGTCACAACCGATCTTCACCTTCCCGATCAGGCTGAAGCTGTCGCCGAGGTCTGCTCGATTCTGCAAATCCCAGCCTTTCTGGCCAGGCAAACCGATTTGATCGCAGCAGCTTCCGAGGCAGCTGTGAAACACTCACGAGTGATCAATATCAAGAAGCCACAATTTGTGGCTCCGGAAGACCTTATTCATGCTGTCGGAAAGTGTGAGTACCTCAATCAGAATGACATCCTGCTGACAGAGCGTGGAACGACATTCGGCTACGGTCGTCTCGTGAACGATTTCCAATGCATCCCCATCATGCAGAATATGGGATGTCCGGTGATTTATGATGCGACCCACAGTGTCCAACGCCCCGGAGGAAGCACAACCGGAGGCAATCGCGAAATGGTCCCCACACTCGCCCGCGCCGCCATCGCCTGCGGATGCGACGGCGTGTTCATGGAAACCCATCCGGACCCGGACAATGCACTCAGCGATGGCCCCAACCAAATTCGCATTGAAGACATGCCGACCATTCTTCAGCAACTGACGCAGATTCGAACACTCGTCAACAGCTTTGAAGAATAG